One genomic segment of Nocardia spumae includes these proteins:
- a CDS encoding nuclear transport factor 2 family protein, whose translation MDAQTSKELVKRAWLEFATADPERIAAVFTPDAEWLAPPDNPTARALDGTNHLVGRDRIVRFLTVEFPAVFVAARSVQFTAVIAEGTTVVVEERMRATLMNGNQYDNEYCFVFELADGLIHRVREYMDTRRAAEMFATPMWAKCGQVSGCDAEASRE comes from the coding sequence ATGGACGCACAGACGAGCAAGGAACTGGTAAAGCGGGCATGGCTCGAGTTCGCAACCGCGGACCCCGAACGGATCGCCGCCGTATTCACGCCCGATGCCGAATGGCTTGCGCCACCGGACAATCCGACCGCCCGCGCGCTCGACGGGACCAATCACCTGGTGGGGCGCGATCGTATCGTCCGTTTCCTGACCGTCGAGTTTCCCGCGGTCTTCGTGGCCGCCAGGAGCGTGCAGTTCACCGCGGTCATCGCCGAGGGCACGACCGTCGTCGTGGAGGAACGCATGCGGGCAACGCTCATGAACGGCAACCAGTACGACAACGAGTACTGCTTCGTGTTCGAACTCGCCGATGGCCTGATCCATCGAGTGCGCGAGTACATGGACACACGTCGCGCGGCGGAAATGTTCGCCACACCAATGTGGGCAAAATGTGGGCAGGTCTCAGGCTGTGACGCCGAGGCGAGTCGCGAGTGA
- the smpB gene encoding SsrA-binding protein SmpB, with protein sequence MKEKGRKVIATNRKARHNYTILDTFEAGVALVGTEVKSLREGKASLVDAYATIDDGEVWLRGLHIPEYGHGTWTNHAPRRTRKLLLHRREIDKLTGKTKESSLTLVPLSMYFTDGKVKVELALAKGKQDYDKRHDLARRTAEREVTRELGRRVKGMR encoded by the coding sequence ATGAAGGAGAAGGGGCGCAAGGTCATCGCGACCAACCGCAAGGCACGGCACAACTACACGATCCTCGATACCTTCGAGGCCGGGGTCGCGTTGGTCGGTACCGAGGTCAAGAGCCTGCGGGAGGGTAAGGCATCGCTGGTCGACGCCTACGCCACCATCGATGACGGTGAGGTGTGGCTGCGCGGCCTGCACATTCCCGAGTACGGGCACGGCACCTGGACCAACCACGCCCCGCGCCGCACCCGCAAACTGCTGCTGCACCGCCGTGAGATCGACAAACTCACCGGTAAGACCAAGGAGAGCTCGCTGACCCTGGTTCCGCTGTCGATGTATTTCACCGACGGCAAGGTGAAGGTGGAGCTCGCGCTGGCCAAGGGTAAGCAGGACTACGACAAGCGTCACGACCTGGCCCGGCGCACCGCCGAACGGGAGGTGACGCGGGAGCTCGGTCGGCGGGTGAAGGGTATGCGTTGA